The following are encoded together in the Capsulimonas corticalis genome:
- a CDS encoding DUF2089 domain-containing protein → MSLTINACPVCQGEVEITEVSCVNCDVQVRGHFTPSRYDRLSQDQTHFLETFLRCRGVIKDVEAALGISYPTVKGRLDALVNALRLDDGASAPPAAETKDPATRRKEILQAVNSGELDADAALLALKDIS, encoded by the coding sequence GTGAGCCTTACCATCAATGCCTGCCCCGTCTGTCAGGGCGAGGTGGAGATTACCGAAGTGAGCTGCGTGAACTGCGACGTGCAGGTGCGCGGCCACTTTACGCCCAGCCGTTACGACCGTCTGTCACAGGACCAGACGCATTTTTTGGAGACGTTTTTGCGCTGCCGAGGCGTGATCAAGGATGTCGAAGCGGCCCTCGGGATCTCGTACCCAACGGTCAAGGGGCGCCTGGACGCGCTGGTGAACGCGCTGCGCTTGGATGACGGCGCATCGGCGCCGCCGGCTGCTGAGACCAAAGATCCAGCGACGCGCCGGAAAGAGATTTTACAGGCGGTGAATTCGGGAGAGCTGGACGCCGACGCGGCGCTGCTGGCGCTCAAAGATATCTCGTAA
- a CDS encoding DUF4097 family beta strand repeat-containing protein, whose translation MSEESLLILNMLREGKITADQADSLLRVVRPAAEAPPPPPPPPPAAPPPPPPPAGPSLSDIQHRLGELQGKLGELHGKQIAGQAARAAGQAAIFAGKMLDHLPRPDLDLSKVVDEAMRGLNSLKADAVRTAKTAARDAAREARRVARESRHAIDQNGLGAFVDNSRGSGRPRNREGLPQVSERQEIPVPDLIADAVDINNPFGDVKAWGESDGGAVRVTATKTVWAASDADARVLMQQVFVTSRIEGGRYKVTVVAPSDAMDRVAIDLEVHLPATKPLGVETTYGSIEVEGVSAAVSFRSASGSVSGRSPHTGVPGDAGVRTQSGRVSLQGWSTDGGRLIVETASGDVRLEGLHGSKEVEARSHSGVIAITGVNLMASLLAESASGDIKMEGGSVSTQVTGKSQSGDVVVTALRAGQIHAESVSGDVAVSDAGGALTLKTVSGDIDAHTVNSYAVALSTVSGDASVAFSGPSTGSLAGTTVSGDLSLTVWNNSDTRIELTTATGSLHSDLTLQEQSGDGDRRIAGKLGEGAGSIRLQAISGDIVVREQK comes from the coding sequence ATGAGTGAAGAAAGCCTTTTGATTCTCAATATGCTGCGCGAAGGGAAGATCACGGCCGATCAAGCCGACTCCCTCCTGCGCGTGGTGCGCCCAGCCGCCGAAGCGCCTCCGCCGCCCCCTCCCCCGCCGCCCGCCGCTCCGCCCCCTCCTCCGCCGCCGGCGGGACCTTCGCTTTCCGACATTCAGCATCGTTTGGGCGAGCTGCAGGGCAAGCTTGGCGAACTGCACGGCAAGCAGATCGCGGGACAGGCGGCCCGGGCCGCCGGGCAGGCCGCGATATTCGCCGGCAAGATGCTCGATCATCTGCCCCGCCCCGACCTGGATCTGAGCAAAGTCGTGGACGAAGCGATGCGCGGACTGAACTCGCTGAAGGCTGACGCCGTGCGCACCGCGAAGACGGCGGCGCGCGACGCCGCCCGGGAAGCGCGGCGGGTGGCCCGCGAAAGCCGGCACGCGATCGACCAGAACGGTCTCGGCGCGTTTGTGGATAACAGCCGCGGCTCGGGCCGCCCCCGCAACCGCGAAGGTCTGCCCCAGGTTTCGGAGCGCCAGGAGATTCCCGTCCCGGATCTCATTGCGGACGCGGTGGATATCAACAACCCCTTCGGCGATGTCAAAGCGTGGGGCGAGTCCGATGGCGGCGCCGTGCGCGTGACCGCAACCAAGACGGTATGGGCGGCCAGCGACGCCGACGCGCGCGTCCTGATGCAGCAGGTCTTCGTGACCAGCCGCATCGAAGGAGGTCGATACAAAGTTACGGTGGTCGCGCCCTCCGACGCCATGGACCGTGTTGCGATCGACCTGGAAGTTCATCTGCCCGCCACGAAGCCGCTCGGCGTCGAAACGACCTACGGGTCGATTGAAGTGGAGGGCGTCTCCGCCGCCGTCAGCTTCCGGTCCGCCAGCGGCTCCGTTTCCGGACGGTCGCCGCATACCGGAGTCCCTGGCGATGCGGGAGTGCGGACACAAAGCGGCCGCGTCAGCCTTCAGGGCTGGAGCACCGACGGCGGCCGCCTGATCGTGGAAACCGCCAGCGGCGACGTGCGGCTGGAAGGGCTGCACGGCTCCAAAGAAGTCGAGGCGCGCAGCCATAGCGGAGTGATCGCGATCACCGGCGTCAACCTGATGGCGTCGCTGCTGGCGGAATCGGCCAGCGGCGACATCAAGATGGAAGGCGGCTCGGTAAGCACGCAGGTGACGGGCAAGTCCCAGAGCGGCGATGTCGTGGTGACGGCGCTGCGCGCCGGACAGATCCACGCCGAATCCGTCAGCGGCGACGTCGCGGTCAGCGACGCCGGAGGCGCCCTGACCCTGAAAACCGTCAGCGGCGATATCGACGCCCACACCGTCAACAGCTACGCGGTGGCGCTGAGCACCGTGAGCGGCGACGCCAGCGTGGCCTTCTCCGGTCCCAGCACCGGATCGCTCGCCGGCACAACCGTCAGCGGCGACCTGTCTTTGACCGTCTGGAACAACTCGGACACGCGGATCGAGCTGACGACCGCGACAGGCTCGCTGCACAGCGATCTGACGCTGCAAGAGCAAAGCGGCGACGGAGACCGCCGCATCGCCGGCAAGCTCGGCGAGGGCGCCGGCAGCATCCGGCTGCAGGCGATCTCCGGCGACATCGTCGTTCGCGAGCAAAAATAA